CGTTTTTGAAAGTCTGCAAGGCCGCGCTATAGCAATTGCTATTAAGAACGGTATCACAATTTATTCCAGCCATACGCCGCTGGATAAAGCGCGCGGTGGTCTTAATGACCTGATGGCCAAGAGATTAAATCTGCAGAATTGCAAAGTGCTGAGCGCAGACGGATTCGGAACTGTCGGGAGCTTAAATAGCGGTAATAGCGGTAATAGCGGTAAAAATGGGAATAGAGGGGGTAATGGCAAAGAGGGCATGACAGGAGAGGAGTTTATCAAATTTGTGAAGAAGCAGTTCAATGTGAAGTATTTAAGATGCTCAAAGCCAATAGGGTATGGCATCGCGACAGATTGCAAAAGTGTAGAGGCGGCCGGCAAAATAGCAGCTTTGGATAGGAGAGTGGCCGGCAAAATCACAAAAGTGGCGGTTAGCAGCGGCGCAGGGCAGGGTTCTGTGAGTGATGCTATTGCTGCGGGGGCTCAGGCGCTGGTTACGGCGGACGTCAGCCACCACAATTTTTACCAGCCG
The window above is part of the Bacteroidales bacterium genome. Proteins encoded here:
- a CDS encoding Nif3-like dinuclear metal center hexameric protein produces the protein MKAMRSVKVVRAIDIAGAVEKFAPLSTQVEWDNSGFSVGDPQAVVHKVLIALDCTLDVVEEAVEKKCDMILTHHPLIFGGCKNILYSDACGYNGPANRTSSGTSCVFESLQGRAIAIAIKNGITIYSSHTPLDKARGGLNDLMAKRLNLQNCKVLSADGFGTVGSLNSGNSGNSGKNGNRGGNGKEGMTGEEFIKFVKKQFNVKYLRCSKPIGYGIATDCKSVEAAGKIAALDRRVAGKITKVAVSSGAGQGSVSDAIAAGAQALVTADVSHHNFYQPEGFMILDIGHYESEWGAVALLESIVKKNFSKFAVSLSKRDKSPIYYY